In one window of Nitrospira sp. DNA:
- a CDS encoding YtxH domain-containing protein, translated as MENQDKSCSAQAVALAFVGGAVAGVVAGLLLAPKSGRETRQDLKEFARRAEDEVLEKAKEARAALDEVIERGKHFMAEKQATVEAAVKAGRETMKEKMEKCCS; from the coding sequence ATGGAGAATCAGGACAAAAGTTGTTCGGCGCAAGCCGTCGCGCTCGCGTTTGTAGGCGGTGCCGTTGCAGGAGTGGTGGCCGGTCTTCTGCTTGCCCCCAAATCCGGGCGAGAAACCAGGCAGGATTTGAAGGAGTTCGCCAGGAGGGCGGAGGATGAGGTCTTGGAGAAGGCCAAAGAGGCGCGAGCGGCCCTCGATGAGGTGATCGAGCGGGGCAAGCACTTCATGGCGGAGAAGCAGGCCACGGTCGAAGCGGCCGTGAAGGCCGGCCGAGAGACGATGAAAGAGAAGATGGAAAAGTGCTGTAGCTGA
- a CDS encoding pyruvate synthase → MDQIDQMMMTGNLAAAWGARLADVDYVPAFPITPQTEIVETLAKWCGNGAVNARFVTLDSEHSMMTAAGAAAAAGARVFTATSSQGLLHAFEVLYTVAGWRVPLVLVNVSRALASPITLEPDHNDVLAARDSGFVQIHAETCQEVVDSILMAYRIAEDPRVCLPVMVNLDGFYLSFTREPVLLPGQTMAHAFLPPFRPTHLGFKASAPQALGPAVFGGATYSYFRHQMHLASLNALQVHEEAAVEFERLCGRRYGVVEGYRLDDAEDVLIMTNAFASKGKAAVDAARAEGRPVGLLRLRMIRPWPAEAIRQALQGRRAVAVLDQNLSPGQGGILFQEIATSLYDEALRPRALCSFIGGLGGKNISEGEFRAIFEQTAEAGVRGKGIGPVLLYTEREYCEIEQLQYLAHDLKTGK, encoded by the coding sequence ATGGACCAGATAGACCAGATGATGATGACCGGCAATCTCGCCGCAGCCTGGGGCGCTCGCCTGGCCGATGTGGATTATGTGCCGGCGTTTCCGATCACCCCCCAAACGGAAATCGTCGAGACGCTGGCGAAGTGGTGCGGCAATGGCGCCGTGAACGCCCGCTTCGTCACACTGGACTCGGAGCATTCGATGATGACGGCCGCGGGCGCCGCGGCGGCGGCCGGCGCGCGCGTGTTCACGGCGACATCGAGCCAGGGGCTCCTGCATGCGTTTGAAGTGCTGTACACCGTTGCCGGCTGGCGGGTGCCGCTGGTGCTGGTCAATGTTTCACGGGCGCTGGCCTCTCCCATCACGCTGGAGCCGGATCACAACGATGTGCTGGCGGCGCGCGATTCCGGGTTTGTGCAGATCCATGCGGAGACCTGCCAGGAGGTCGTGGATTCCATTCTCATGGCCTATCGCATTGCTGAAGATCCGCGCGTGTGTCTGCCGGTCATGGTGAATCTCGATGGGTTTTATCTGTCATTCACCCGCGAGCCGGTGCTCCTGCCGGGCCAGACGATGGCGCACGCCTTCCTGCCTCCGTTCCGTCCCACCCATCTCGGGTTTAAGGCCTCGGCTCCTCAGGCGCTCGGCCCGGCGGTGTTCGGCGGCGCCACCTACAGTTACTTCCGGCATCAAATGCATCTTGCGTCGTTGAATGCCCTGCAAGTTCACGAAGAAGCGGCCGTGGAGTTTGAACGGCTCTGTGGCCGGCGCTATGGCGTCGTGGAGGGGTACCGTCTCGACGACGCGGAGGATGTGCTCATCATGACCAACGCCTTTGCGAGCAAAGGCAAAGCTGCGGTCGATGCCGCCAGGGCGGAGGGCCGGCCTGTGGGCCTGCTGCGGCTGCGCATGATCCGCCCCTGGCCGGCCGAGGCTATTCGTCAGGCCCTGCAAGGCCGCCGGGCCGTCGCCGTCTTGGACCAGAATCTGTCTCCGGGGCAGGGGGGCATTCTCTTTCAGGAGATTGCCACCAGTCTGTATGACGAGGCCCTGCGGCCACGGGCGCTCTGTTCCTTCATCGGCGGCCTCGGCGGAAAGAATATCTCGGAAGGCGAGTTTCGGGCGATCTTCGAGCAGACGGCCGAAGCCGGAGTGCGCGGAAAAGGGATCGGACCGGTTCTGCTGTATACCGAACGTGAATATTGCGAGATCGAGCAGTTGCAGTATCTTGCGCACGATCTCAAGACGGGCAAGTGA
- a CDS encoding DUF2703 domain-containing protein, whose protein sequence is MILLPIVWQRLVSADGKTCDRCDATHQAIEQAVRMLKEALRPIGIEPSLETREIGERVFKANPSESNRIWIAGRPMEEWIGASVGSSRCCSVCGDSECRTVEVGAATFEAIPEKLFLKAALIAAAHVLDVSTDAPSPESERCCEA, encoded by the coding sequence GTGATATTGCTCCCCATAGTTTGGCAGAGACTTGTGAGCGCAGACGGGAAGACGTGCGATCGCTGCGACGCCACGCACCAGGCAATTGAGCAAGCTGTCAGGATGCTCAAGGAAGCATTGCGCCCCATCGGGATTGAGCCGAGTCTCGAAACCCGAGAGATCGGCGAGCGAGTGTTCAAGGCGAACCCCTCGGAGTCCAACCGCATTTGGATTGCCGGAAGACCCATGGAGGAATGGATTGGCGCGAGCGTCGGCAGCAGCCGCTGCTGTTCCGTCTGCGGGGATTCGGAGTGCAGAACGGTAGAGGTAGGGGCCGCCACATTCGAGGCGATTCCAGAAAAACTCTTTCTCAAAGCGGCGTTGATTGCCGCCGCTCACGTGTTGGATGTTTCAACGGATGCACCATCGCCTGAGAGTGAGCGATGCTGCGAGGCGTGA
- a CDS encoding BrnA antitoxin family protein, translated as MRDHYDFSKMKGRKNPFVKYLKQPVTMRLDRDTVAYFKTIAEEMGIPYQSLINLYLRDCVVNHRKLQMKWAS; from the coding sequence ATGAGAGACCATTACGATTTCTCCAAGATGAAAGGGCGTAAGAACCCGTTTGTCAAATACTTGAAGCAGCCGGTCACGATGCGGCTGGATCGCGATACGGTCGCCTACTTCAAAACTATTGCCGAGGAAATGGGGATTCCGTATCAGAGCTTGATCAATCTCTACCTGCGCGACTGCGTGGTGAATCACCGCAAGCTACAAATGAAGTGGGCGTCTTAA
- a CDS encoding cytochrome c, translating to MNQRLIRGALTLVILGAASQMNGHPVLANDGVRQNAEQSRVSGNAAAHPMGDGTRGEKLYNASCVVCHGPQATGGIGPRLTGNPVLFNEPAFWKVVYEGRHVMPPLKGAVTEQQMADIQAWLKTLR from the coding sequence ATGAACCAGCGGTTAATTCGCGGCGCCCTCACTCTGGTTATCCTGGGCGCCGCGAGCCAGATGAACGGCCATCCGGTGCTGGCGAACGACGGTGTTCGACAGAACGCCGAACAGAGTCGTGTAAGCGGGAATGCCGCGGCGCATCCTATGGGCGACGGTACCAGAGGAGAGAAGCTCTACAACGCCAGTTGCGTTGTGTGTCATGGCCCGCAAGCCACCGGCGGCATCGGTCCCCGGTTGACCGGCAATCCCGTGCTTTTCAACGAGCCGGCATTTTGGAAGGTCGTCTACGAAGGGCGGCACGTCATGCCGCCGTTGAAGGGGGCCGTGACCGAGCAGCAGATGGCCGATATCCAGGCCTGGCTAAAGACCTTGCGGTGA
- a CDS encoding c-type cytochrome yields MMSARRGTLRGISLAGLLLMGWAAIQFMDLSGMNAWAGSRPSNKSANVQGDPERGRAIFNGKGVCSYCHGVDGYRDRMPQLEADTAALIAGLDPPPPDLRNRKTLRLTSDKARFNAIREGHPGTGMFPDTAMTAQELTDTLAYLAVLRQHVSK; encoded by the coding sequence ATGATGAGTGCAAGGCGCGGGACGCTCAGAGGAATTTCCCTTGCCGGTCTGCTGCTCATGGGCTGGGCGGCAATCCAGTTCATGGACCTGTCGGGGATGAATGCCTGGGCCGGCTCCAGGCCCTCGAACAAGAGCGCGAATGTTCAGGGCGATCCCGAGCGGGGCCGCGCCATCTTCAACGGAAAGGGCGTCTGCTCGTACTGCCACGGTGTGGATGGGTATCGGGATCGGATGCCTCAACTCGAAGCCGACACCGCCGCGCTCATCGCGGGACTCGATCCCCCTCCGCCTGACCTCCGGAATCGCAAGACGCTCCGGTTGACCAGCGACAAGGCCCGGTTCAATGCCATCCGCGAAGGCCATCCTGGAACGGGGATGTTTCCGGATACGGCGATGACGGCGCAGGAACTCACGGATACATTGGCTTATCTGGCCGTATTGAGGCAGCACGTGTCGAAATGA
- a CDS encoding acetate--CoA ligase family protein, giving the protein MAARHDLSTAHSLTPLFRPRSVAVVGASRDPAHIGHRLLESLLGGGFTGTIIPVNPLAAEIAGLHAVPSLKAIPGPVDLAVIAVPPRLVLAVIDDCAAKQVPAVILITAGFAETGGAGISLERQLLEKVRQHGIRLIGPNCFGLMNLDPAVRLNATYTPIVPPAGRVAIASESGGLGLAVVTAARRLNLGLSSFVSVGNHTDVSVLDLLEYWEQDQTTNVILLYLETIVEPQQFKQIAERVGKQKPIVVLKAGRTSAGQSAAGSHTAALATNETAVNALFTQCGVIRATSLEDFLALATGLSTQPMPQGRRVGILTNSGGPGVLCADSCATEGLTLPECSKETQSLLASFLPPTAALRNPVDVIGFATEDQHARAVETMLKADELDALIIVHVSVRAQDNDPVAAGILRGIRAARQTIGKNKPVFICWMAEEDLDRTFTVEGEAIPTSRHPEIPARIISHALTYEAWRQQPSGQVPDCSDADLPKAKAICARALMERGGGWLSTEETHALLTAMKLPLVQSSVATSAEEAVTLARTVGFPVAVKLVSRQILHKTEMGGVYLNLADEQAVRHAFEAIRSRLAQDNRLDAMEGVLVQPMLSGGVEAMAGMARDPLFGPLIAFGLGGIHVEILGDIQFRLAPLTAHDAEEMVRALKGYRLLQGYRGHPAADVNAIEEVLLRLSQLVEAIPEISELDLNPIFSRPEGQGCRIVDARIRVEKTLPAD; this is encoded by the coding sequence ATGGCGGCACGCCACGATTTGTCCACGGCGCACTCCCTGACACCATTGTTCCGTCCTCGATCCGTCGCCGTCGTCGGGGCGTCCCGAGATCCAGCCCATATCGGGCACCGGCTGCTCGAATCCCTCTTGGGCGGAGGCTTTACCGGAACGATTATCCCGGTGAATCCGCTGGCGGCCGAGATTGCGGGACTTCACGCCGTCCCCTCGCTGAAAGCCATTCCCGGCCCTGTCGATCTCGCCGTCATCGCGGTGCCGCCCCGGCTTGTCCTTGCCGTCATCGACGACTGCGCCGCCAAGCAGGTTCCGGCCGTCATCCTCATCACCGCAGGCTTTGCCGAGACCGGCGGCGCGGGAATCTCACTCGAGCGTCAACTCCTGGAGAAAGTCCGTCAGCACGGCATCCGTCTCATTGGGCCGAATTGCTTCGGGCTCATGAATCTCGATCCCGCCGTCCGGCTGAACGCCACCTATACACCGATCGTCCCGCCCGCCGGCCGAGTCGCCATCGCCTCCGAAAGCGGCGGACTGGGACTGGCCGTGGTGACGGCGGCCAGGCGATTGAACCTTGGCCTCTCCAGCTTCGTCAGCGTCGGCAATCACACCGATGTGTCGGTGCTCGATCTGCTCGAATACTGGGAGCAGGACCAGACCACCAATGTGATTCTCCTGTATCTTGAAACCATCGTCGAACCTCAACAATTCAAGCAGATCGCCGAGCGGGTGGGGAAACAGAAACCCATCGTCGTCTTGAAAGCAGGCCGGACATCGGCAGGCCAATCCGCAGCCGGCTCCCACACCGCCGCCCTTGCCACGAACGAGACGGCGGTGAATGCCTTGTTCACCCAATGCGGCGTCATCCGCGCAACGTCGCTGGAAGATTTTTTGGCCTTGGCAACCGGCCTCTCCACCCAGCCAATGCCGCAAGGCCGCCGTGTGGGGATCCTGACGAATTCCGGCGGCCCCGGCGTGCTCTGCGCCGACAGTTGCGCAACCGAGGGACTCACCCTGCCGGAATGTTCCAAGGAGACACAATCCCTCCTCGCCTCATTTCTCCCCCCCACAGCCGCGCTCAGGAATCCGGTCGATGTGATTGGCTTTGCCACAGAGGACCAACATGCGCGGGCCGTCGAAACCATGCTCAAGGCCGATGAGCTCGATGCCCTCATCATCGTCCACGTCTCGGTCAGGGCACAGGACAATGACCCGGTCGCAGCAGGGATCCTCCGTGGCATTCGTGCAGCCCGACAGACGATCGGGAAAAACAAGCCGGTCTTTATCTGCTGGATGGCGGAAGAAGACTTGGACAGAACGTTCACCGTCGAAGGAGAAGCCATTCCGACCTCCCGGCACCCTGAGATCCCTGCTCGCATCATCAGCCACGCACTCACCTATGAAGCCTGGCGGCAGCAGCCGTCCGGTCAGGTGCCGGACTGCTCCGATGCAGATCTGCCGAAGGCCAAGGCTATTTGCGCGAGAGCCCTAATGGAGCGCGGAGGCGGCTGGCTCAGCACTGAAGAAACCCATGCCCTTCTGACAGCCATGAAGCTCCCTCTCGTCCAAAGCTCTGTGGCAACCAGCGCAGAGGAAGCCGTCACGCTGGCGCGCACGGTGGGATTCCCTGTCGCGGTGAAGCTCGTCTCCCGTCAGATCCTGCACAAGACCGAGATGGGCGGGGTGTATCTGAACCTGGCCGATGAGCAAGCCGTGCGTCACGCGTTCGAGGCGATCAGAAGCAGGCTTGCACAGGATAATCGACTGGATGCGATGGAAGGTGTGCTCGTTCAGCCGATGCTGTCAGGCGGCGTGGAGGCGATGGCGGGCATGGCCCGCGATCCGTTGTTTGGACCATTGATCGCGTTCGGCCTAGGCGGTATTCACGTGGAAATCCTCGGCGACATACAGTTCCGGCTTGCGCCGCTGACCGCTCACGATGCAGAAGAGATGGTGCGAGCGCTCAAAGGCTACCGGCTGCTCCAAGGCTACAGAGGCCATCCCGCTGCTGATGTGAACGCCATCGAAGAAGTGCTGCTGCGTCTTTCTCAGCTCGTCGAAGCAATTCCCGAGATCAGCGAACTCGACCTGAATCCGATTTTCTCGCGACCAGAGGGACAAGGATGCAGGATTGTGGATGCGAGAATCCGCGTTGAAAAGACTTTACCTGCTGATTAA
- a CDS encoding hemerythrin domain-containing protein has product MSEDQTISAFFEQDHDRLDELFKTFQKLKRSDFPKAKEAFKEFKFGLQRHIVWEEDLLFPLWEEKTGMSEGGPTFVMRNEHRQIGQQLDAIHDKVAEQNPESDQEEQGLLSLLGAHNMKEERVLYPSIDQVTSAEERAIVFQNMKTIPEDRYKVCCGQH; this is encoded by the coding sequence ATGAGTGAGGATCAGACCATCAGTGCATTCTTCGAGCAGGATCACGACCGGTTGGACGAATTGTTCAAGACCTTTCAGAAACTGAAGCGGTCGGACTTTCCCAAGGCGAAGGAGGCCTTTAAAGAGTTCAAGTTTGGTTTGCAGCGGCATATCGTGTGGGAAGAGGATCTGCTCTTTCCTCTCTGGGAAGAGAAAACCGGCATGTCGGAAGGCGGGCCCACGTTTGTGATGCGGAACGAACATCGCCAGATCGGACAGCAGCTCGACGCGATTCATGACAAGGTGGCCGAGCAGAATCCCGAGAGCGATCAGGAGGAACAGGGGTTGTTGAGCCTGCTGGGGGCTCACAATATGAAAGAGGAGCGGGTGCTGTATCCCTCCATCGACCAGGTGACGAGTGCCGAGGAGCGTGCCATCGTGTTTCAGAACATGAAGACCATTCCGGAGGACCGGTACAAGGTCTGTTGCGGACAGCATTGA
- a CDS encoding 2-oxoacid:acceptor oxidoreductase family protein, translated as MIAIRFHGRGGQGAKTASRILGTAAFLEGFVAQDSPIYGAERRGAPVAAYTRIANEPIRERGLIARPDLVVIADASLIRDPSARVLEGVEERTAIFVNSPLTGERLRAEVPIPGRLTTLDLTGIAMQQIGKRGAISALLGAVAGRLAGLKQDSLREAIARELAELGLAAAVIERNQAVAFRCYELVQIVAIESASRQPAAPATLRTPTYEPPTRGTASITAGPNSAIRSVSGWRTFRPVLRPDLCNGCWLCFANCPEGAITIKPDGKPAIYYPHCKGCLDCVEVCPTDAMTVARETEVG; from the coding sequence GTGATCGCCATCCGCTTCCATGGCCGAGGGGGGCAGGGCGCGAAGACCGCCAGCCGCATTCTGGGCACGGCGGCGTTTCTGGAAGGGTTCGTGGCGCAGGACTCGCCGATTTACGGGGCCGAGCGTCGCGGGGCGCCGGTGGCCGCCTATACGCGGATTGCCAACGAGCCGATTCGCGAGCGGGGCCTGATTGCCAGGCCGGATCTCGTCGTCATTGCCGATGCGTCGCTCATTCGTGATCCATCCGCCCGCGTACTCGAAGGTGTGGAGGAGCGAACGGCCATCTTTGTGAACTCACCGCTCACGGGCGAGCGACTCCGTGCCGAGGTCCCGATTCCGGGCCGGCTCACGACCCTGGATCTGACCGGCATCGCCATGCAGCAGATTGGCAAGCGGGGCGCGATCAGCGCGTTGCTTGGTGCCGTGGCCGGACGGCTGGCCGGGCTGAAACAGGACTCCCTTCGCGAGGCCATCGCACGGGAGCTGGCCGAGCTCGGGCTGGCCGCTGCCGTCATCGAGCGCAATCAAGCTGTGGCATTCCGCTGTTACGAGCTGGTGCAGATCGTGGCTATCGAATCGGCCTCCCGGCAACCGGCGGCGCCGGCCACGCTTCGCACGCCGACGTATGAGCCACCCACCAGGGGAACCGCCAGCATCACGGCCGGTCCCAATTCCGCGATCCGTTCCGTGAGCGGATGGCGGACCTTCCGCCCGGTCCTGCGTCCGGACCTGTGCAACGGGTGCTGGCTCTGCTTTGCCAATTGCCCGGAGGGCGCGATCACGATCAAGCCGGACGGCAAGCCCGCCATCTACTATCCGCACTGCAAAGGCTGCCTCGACTGCGTCGAAGTCTGCCCGACCGATGCCATGACGGTGGCGCGGGAAACGGAAGTCGGATGA
- a CDS encoding Eco57I restriction-modification methylase domain-containing protein, whose protein sequence is MKVSKSTEAKRKSQFGQFLTPATIAQFMAGLFTPMTGNVCRLLDPGAGIGSLSSAFLEQCASGRLHFEKIEATAFELDALLHENLHGSMSSYAGRVPLKYEVLGDDFIEEAVNRIQFQYGHSFTHAILNPPYKKINSSSRHRSLLRQVEIETVNLYSAFVALVLALMDPAGQVVAIIPRSFCNGPYYRPFRNFMLERAAIRHVHLFESRKNAFKDDDVLQENVIIMLEAGGQQGAVTVSTSTDDSFSDLSAHTHPFDRIVYPGDLDRFIHIPTSPGSNAFERSTQIRYSLEDIGIKVSTGPVVDFRLKTHLREMPDEDTIPLLYPGHFSGAALEWPKAGLKKPNAIRRNDETEKWLFPNGHYCVVRRFSSKEEKRRIVASVVCPDLFDGADALGFENHLNVFHQNRQGLPGTLARGLSVFLNATAVDEHFRRFNGHTQVNAADLRAIKYPSRQILMALGKWAIASGDLSQGMIDEKLMGLCA, encoded by the coding sequence GTGAAGGTATCGAAGAGTACCGAGGCGAAGAGAAAGTCGCAGTTCGGGCAGTTTCTCACGCCCGCGACCATAGCTCAGTTTATGGCGGGCCTGTTTACGCCTATGACCGGAAATGTATGCCGGTTGCTCGATCCAGGAGCGGGCATTGGTTCGCTTTCGAGCGCCTTTCTTGAACAATGCGCTTCTGGCCGGCTGCACTTCGAAAAAATAGAAGCCACGGCGTTTGAATTGGACGCGCTGCTTCACGAAAACCTGCACGGCTCAATGTCCAGTTATGCCGGACGAGTGCCGCTTAAATATGAAGTCCTTGGCGACGACTTTATCGAAGAAGCGGTCAATAGAATTCAGTTTCAATATGGCCACTCTTTTACGCACGCTATTTTAAATCCCCCGTACAAGAAAATTAACAGCAGCTCGCGCCACCGTTCGCTGCTTCGGCAGGTTGAAATTGAGACGGTCAATCTCTATTCGGCTTTTGTTGCACTGGTGCTGGCGCTGATGGATCCAGCCGGACAGGTAGTGGCGATCATCCCGAGGAGCTTCTGCAACGGGCCCTACTACCGCCCCTTTCGCAATTTCATGCTGGAGCGCGCCGCGATCAGGCATGTGCATTTGTTTGAGTCTCGGAAGAACGCGTTCAAGGATGATGATGTGCTGCAAGAGAACGTCATTATCATGCTTGAGGCAGGCGGTCAGCAAGGCGCGGTGACGGTGTCAACTTCGACAGATGACAGCTTTTCAGACCTTTCAGCGCATACGCATCCCTTCGATCGCATTGTATACCCGGGCGACTTGGACCGGTTCATTCATATTCCAACGTCGCCTGGCAGCAACGCCTTTGAACGATCGACGCAAATCCGGTACTCGCTGGAAGATATTGGCATAAAAGTATCGACGGGCCCCGTGGTCGATTTTCGTCTAAAAACGCATCTGCGTGAGATGCCCGATGAAGATACAATTCCCTTGCTCTATCCGGGGCATTTTAGCGGCGCAGCCTTAGAGTGGCCGAAAGCGGGCCTGAAGAAGCCCAACGCCATTCGTCGCAACGATGAAACGGAGAAATGGCTGTTCCCAAACGGACATTATTGCGTGGTGCGCCGTTTTTCATCGAAGGAGGAGAAGCGAAGGATCGTGGCGAGCGTCGTGTGTCCGGACTTGTTTGACGGCGCCGATGCGCTGGGCTTTGAGAATCACCTTAATGTCTTTCACCAGAACAGGCAGGGATTGCCTGGCACGCTTGCTCGTGGGTTGTCCGTCTTTCTCAATGCAACCGCGGTCGATGAACATTTCCGGCGTTTCAATGGCCATACGCAAGTGAATGCCGCTGATCTGAGGGCGATCAAGTATCCAAGCCGCCAGATTCTCATGGCGCTAGGCAAATGGGCGATCGCGTCGGGCGATCTTTCGCAGGGGATGATCGACGAAAAGCTCATGGGGCTTTGCGCATGA
- a CDS encoding BsuBI/PstI family type II restriction endonuclease — translation MTRKSPPHIKDAKTILASLGLPRAQQNERSALCLLALVNLTPGKKWAQSEDPLVGITPIMEWARQHYKKRYAPNTRETVRRQTMHQFVDAGIALYNPDRLDRPVNSPKAVYKIESATLRLLRSFGTGAWHDNLTAYLAQRETLAAKYANEREQNRIPVRVAQGKTITLSPGEHSELIRAVIEEFGPRFAPGSILVYAGDTGDKWGYFDAARLAELGVALDSHGKMPDVVLHFTKRNWLLLVESVTSHGPVDGKRHAELAKLFARSKAGLVYVTAFPSRMVMSRYLGEIAWETEVWVADTPSHLIHFNGVRFLGPYCES, via the coding sequence ATGACCAGGAAGAGCCCGCCTCACATCAAGGATGCCAAAACCATTCTGGCTTCCCTCGGTTTGCCACGCGCGCAGCAGAATGAGCGGTCCGCGTTGTGCTTACTGGCGCTGGTGAACCTCACACCGGGAAAGAAGTGGGCGCAGTCGGAAGACCCGCTTGTCGGGATCACGCCCATCATGGAGTGGGCTCGGCAACACTATAAAAAACGGTATGCCCCCAATACTCGTGAAACCGTGCGCCGTCAGACGATGCACCAATTCGTGGATGCCGGGATTGCACTCTACAATCCGGATCGTCTGGATCGTCCGGTGAACAGTCCGAAGGCGGTTTATAAAATTGAATCTGCGACTCTGCGGCTTCTTCGCAGTTTCGGGACCGGCGCGTGGCACGATAACCTGACCGCCTACCTAGCTCAGCGGGAGACCCTGGCAGCCAAGTACGCCAATGAACGCGAGCAGAATCGCATTCCGGTGCGGGTCGCGCAGGGCAAAACCATTACTCTTAGCCCAGGCGAACATAGCGAATTGATTCGTGCCGTCATTGAGGAGTTTGGGCCTCGCTTTGCGCCGGGCAGCATTCTTGTTTATGCCGGGGACACGGGCGATAAGTGGGGGTATTTCGATGCGGCGCGACTGGCCGAACTTGGTGTTGCGCTGGACTCTCACGGAAAGATGCCCGATGTGGTGCTTCACTTTACCAAACGCAACTGGCTGTTACTGGTGGAGTCCGTGACAAGTCATGGGCCGGTTGACGGCAAGCGACACGCCGAGCTGGCCAAGCTATTTGCTCGATCAAAAGCCGGACTGGTCTATGTAACGGCGTTCCCTAGTCGCATGGTTATGAGCCGGTATCTCGGTGAGATTGCATGGGAAACCGAGGTGTGGGTTGCGGATACGCCGTCGCACCTGATTCATTTCAATGGAGTTCGATTCCTTGGCCCATACTGTGAGTCGTAA
- a CDS encoding BrnT family toxin: protein MKALRFEWDAAKEKANLKKHGITFDEARTAFCDERAVQFFDPDHSDEEDRFILLGMSFKLRVLVVCHCYRESDTVVRLFSARKADKDEEREYWRRRR from the coding sequence ATGAAAGCGCTTCGATTCGAGTGGGACGCCGCGAAAGAAAAGGCCAATCTCAAAAAGCATGGCATCACCTTCGATGAGGCACGGACGGCATTTTGTGATGAAAGGGCTGTTCAATTCTTTGACCCTGACCACTCGGACGAAGAAGACCGATTTATTTTGCTGGGGATGAGTTTCAAGCTGCGGGTGCTCGTCGTGTGTCATTGCTATCGAGAAAGCGATACTGTTGTAAGGTTATTCTCAGCACGAAAAGCGGATAAAGATGAGGAGCGTGAATATTGGAGGCGAAGACGATGA
- a CDS encoding thiamine pyrophosphate-dependent enzyme: MAWEPHIFTDLHQIPREEHVFPGTPLCAGCGGLESLRLASKVLGSHVVYVNAAGCFTNLAAFPFTPLDASWLYTTMGSAPAGAQGVRDALDVLIAKGRLPKEEDVKVVVLGGDGSTYDMALSSTSGAITRNLDFYYLCYDNEAYGNTGVQLSPATPYGARTTTSPCAVQHPTGTVQEKKDIFEIWRAHKPPYLATVSPRFPLDLEEKFARAADYPGPKLFLAFAACPTGWLFDPASTPDVARLAVECGLWPLKEAINGNVVHTYRPRLQPVEDYLKLQGRFRHLFEPVVQTEAITHIQARVNAYWQHVNKTEAAP; the protein is encoded by the coding sequence ATGGCCTGGGAACCGCACATCTTTACAGACCTGCATCAGATCCCGCGCGAGGAACATGTGTTCCCTGGGACGCCGCTCTGTGCCGGGTGCGGGGGGCTCGAATCCTTGCGGCTGGCGTCCAAAGTGCTCGGCAGCCATGTCGTGTATGTGAACGCGGCAGGCTGCTTCACCAATCTGGCGGCTTTCCCATTTACGCCGCTCGATGCCTCCTGGCTCTACACCACCATGGGCTCGGCGCCGGCCGGCGCGCAAGGCGTGCGGGATGCGCTCGACGTGCTGATCGCCAAAGGCCGCCTGCCGAAAGAGGAGGATGTCAAAGTTGTCGTCCTGGGCGGTGACGGCTCGACCTACGACATGGCGCTCTCCTCGACATCCGGGGCCATCACCAGAAATCTGGACTTCTATTACCTGTGTTATGACAACGAAGCCTACGGCAACACCGGCGTCCAGCTCAGTCCCGCCACCCCCTATGGGGCGCGCACCACGACCTCGCCTTGTGCCGTGCAGCATCCGACCGGCACCGTGCAGGAGAAGAAAGACATCTTTGAGATCTGGCGGGCTCACAAACCGCCGTATCTCGCGACCGTGTCGCCGCGGTTTCCGCTCGACCTCGAAGAAAAATTTGCGCGCGCGGCAGACTATCCGGGGCCGAAATTGTTTCTGGCCTTTGCCGCCTGCCCGACCGGCTGGCTGTTTGATCCGGCCTCTACCCCGGATGTGGCACGGTTGGCCGTCGAGTGCGGGCTCTGGCCGCTCAAGGAGGCGATCAACGGCAACGTGGTCCATACCTACAGGCCCAGGCTGCAGCCGGTGGAAGACTATCTCAAGCTCCAAGGCCGGTTCCGCCATCTCTTCGAGCCGGTGGTGCAGACGGAAGCCATTACCCACATTCAGGCGCGGGTGAATGCCTACTGGCAGCACGTGAATAAGACAGAAGCCGCGCCTTGA